In Scatophagus argus isolate fScaArg1 chromosome 7, fScaArg1.pri, whole genome shotgun sequence, a genomic segment contains:
- the spg11 gene encoding spatacsin isoform X3, with translation MLEAAQRPEGDSTEVCVIPENQHCGAVADVHKAQLLPGGSLLGCLGVRGRLVVWDPADREAPPAPADGSYTDFSWEEVTVRGGCRLLAVGAQCDLKLLRVEAERSASISLLLVSECPAERLLQTIRQQDHSVCELQSVRLLSFAAGRCCVLLNSDWLLQLQWLQTEEEELLQTLSCCNVQPTDSNRHADVHHCVCRDTLFVLSSTGLISVFSTSDGSLLASVDVPAYLSSSLADDDLVSSSSASSFCLLQVSADLSTAVAVTQSHTAVAVDLNHYFRTCSDHLLCAVPSPGPPVRPQQPRDQDSLSSSSCGLVALGSAFSADRSWEARLASMYSRAQQATAPSSSSSSSSSQPAGPSWSSSLHHLESHQAPSSAHSRVPRGGAIGVFSVPESSTPCLLSVSEFSAQLTFVSPGNKHTTVALWDFESGSVMYHQTEGEAAPVQLCGEGQHRLLLKKTGVFHVLFSVSQQDLLSRLMLFGNAATVDAVCHLNSWGRCSIPIHTLQAGLKNRQLDTVDFYLKSKDNILTPAADQPAASTLSLTDRVQELCPALDLLCLAVRDSNSEAQSRQFSEQLLHITMSFVSTQIRSVLSNGHHEDADVHSCVDVLDRYVTELRSYMKRFPWPAGGDTSSTMCAAQEEAQADEWEHLQTEEVVRQSILTNQIPRAQAVLRRRSHPEQRLSALRMEGLRQVFSCLQRRDLQTTNTLLTNMGFSVKQQLHNICLHTNDKDLREFVVEELSGRGYFPEEEMQSVVFIREMEKFGSLPASRCPANTTSQRAVQVVCGESGGGAQVVEELVGQRRSEEEEEGLWRNLRLDWVRNWDQSCQSTILLSRLHHTELSSCDAVVLWRYLTALHDQRRVVDWIDWSRETSGASQWWPEFTPELVNNNTVCSTYMRENILDLLARRGVFIPEELADLEQLLWRLAQGGGVMASSPPVPQCRSALGLDLHSLFISFCLEHSLQYLLYAYLEHYRLTPRNCPPLTNQSLSESQPWFEMLVKIQEITRDLSDPGLVFQASLTSAQVLLPGSQASLSSLLLEGHSLLALAAVMFAPGGIDQVVVQGERSGRSERTVDPQLLKMALAPHPKLRAALFPAGPRGNGPSSDVSVYHLLQALHPLDASRLFGWQAANAFSSAETSELPHFSSPHLVTRFALVENLDFLYYLRHGRPSFAYATFLVQQLSGCSDVAVQLQQAWQQAYRLALQCFHVPSVASASVCFCELLGRCSLKLRVDIKALNTILQHWNQHNTHPAAAQPLHTLVSKGVKLAEAGPGVAEELIGCLEAAVSDILEQKNICRSSYEAAQEWALPVQFCQLHCLKLSSVYPSHCADDGQFVHFLLFVQLHNFPPQQVRSLASGFGPALQAHLSLAFQDLQVYSQSRSCGSLSSEQAPGSSELPTELFQVLLQSQEEAAPCRYLLQEALLQRCPTLAVMAACQQGAELLPCLCVWVLTSVDNVAAAEATSHLVEACQHHEWTLHDLSIIWRTLLGRGHIRPLLRGFELFQRDCPLVLVLRMFELCCDYRNFSEAKEKLLDFQRTLITLRNSCPAPSSGLPLQWVESQASVLLLSMLQRCSSQYDLHRLLQLLADVDKFLKSNGPDFRKLSQLSQLLQGSEVSLSPRLLRCSSPSVQQEEFQATVDALQSRGHYSQARQVAQLAGLSVQHLLLSQLLQEVNSQKSKLQWRRLETRVAFWRKCHDQLKADTTDPESASQFFLSQAGTGTTGSSEAAETQTEWLDVQERCLLLCLAAHWLSLLSPPPVDKLESLEKKLWICRVRQHVLTVAMEKESVFNLPPPAITPEMNTFQVLMKEFSLSNISGLNSEKCLSLEGLLGPSEEQQEPNVDLSPEERSILSVLIGQLLDEGSIYEASRVCRYFSLHHPDMCVVLRCRGLASGELKADPQEEASEVQPRTSIKSSPSVSSLMSLAMFPLPDDEVAVQLQKLVDQCHHGNNYCKQVLSLYQLSKELQCSFSQICREEARSVLEKLLLWDQPERFRKAQAFIKAQGLSADSVAELVSSTVVQALLASTQELPSAERQVFRPSEGRDSLVQLIKLCDDPNLVGLKLLENITAVPLRDLNCKSTSSPVVVELLIVAHDCFSLTCNMEGIVRVLQAARHLSHTYLAPGEHFSLLVRLLTGIGRYNEMTYVFDLLHQNHRFEMLLRKKMDTDRGQSSSLKTALLDYIKRFLPADSEKHNMVALFFSMRREIGENHEMAARTQLKMIESQAWVVTPELKSLLVKVLDLLKDAAESFSKDSCVRQATRCVRTAKLVALQLHFLNQGSNLRIINLRPAELLSAVTSLPRCYQVFVVSEAYSYSPDWAEILYQKVILNGDFSYLEELKHHRPLTSSLFEDIFEKLDGAPSGVTANVKRLLTHCDDVYSRYRLAYQHNLYDVTKTLLQDAKTSSYLNDKLAR, from the exons ATGTTGGAGGCGGCGCAGCGGCCGGAGGGTGACTCCACCGAGGTGTGTGTGATCCCAGAGAACCAGCACTGCGGAGCGGTAGCGGACGTCCACAAAGCCCAGCTGCTTCCTGGAGGCTCGCTGCTCGGCTGTCTGGGGGTCCGGGGGCGGCTGGTGGTGTGGGACCCGGCGGACAGAGAGGCCCCGCCGGCCCCCGCGGACGGCTCTTACACGGA CTTTTCCTGGGAGGAGGTGACAGTTCGCGGCGGCTGCAGACTGCTGGCTGTTGGAGCTCAGTGTGACCTGAAGCTGCTGCGGGTGGAGGCAGAGCGATCAGCCTCCATTTCCCTGCTGCTGGTCTCCGAATGTCCTGCTGAGCGCCTGCTGCAAACCATCAGACAGCAGGACCACA gtgtgtgtgagctgcagtcGGTGCGTCTGTTGTCGTTTGCTGCTGGTCGCTGCTGCGTACTGCTgaactctgattggctgctgcagctgcagtggctgcagacggaggaggaggagctgctgcagacgTTGTCCTGCTGCAACGTCCAGCCGACTGACAGCAACAGACACGCTGATGTCCACcactgtgtctgcagagacaCCCTGTTTGTCCTCAGCTCCACGGGACTCATAT CTGTGTTTAGCACCTCTGATGGCAGCCTGCTGGCCAGCGTTGACGTCCCTGCTTATCTGAGCTCCAGCCTGGCAGACGATGACctggtctcctcctcctctgcttcctccttctGCCTCCTCCAGGTGTCAGCTGATCTCAGTACAGCGGTAGCTGTCACTCAGTCTCACACCGCCGTCGCTGTCGACCTCAACCACTACTTCAG GACGTGTTCAGACCACCTGCTGTGTGCCGTCCCCTCCCCTGGCCCTCCTGTGCGGCCCCAGCAGCCCAGAGACCAGGACAGCCTGTCGAGCTCCAGCTGCGGCCTGGTCGCCCTCGGCTCCGCCTTCAGTGCTGACCG ctcctggGAAGCTCGTCTGGCCTCCATGTACAGCAGGGCCCAGCAGGCTacagctccctcctcctcctcctcctcatcctcatctcagCCTGCTGGGCCCTCCTGGTCTTCCTCCCTCCACCATCTGGAGTCCCACCAGGCCCCTTCCTCGGCCCACAGCCGGGTGCCTCGCGGTGGGGCCATTGGGGTTTTTTCTGTCCCCGAGTCATCCACTCCGTGTCTTCTCTCCGTGTCGGAGTTCTCCGCCCAGCTGACCTTCGTCTCCCCCGGCAACAAGCACACCACGGTGGCCTTGTGGGATTTTGAGTCTGGGAGCGTGATGTACCACCAGACGGAGGGTGAGGCGGCTCCGGTtcagctctgtggagagggACAGCACAGACTGCTGCTGAAGA AGACCGGTGTCTTCCACGTCTTGTTCTCAGTGTCCCAGCAGGACTTGCTCAGCAGGCTGATGCTTTTTGGCAATGCCGCGACAGTAGACGCTGTCTGTCACCTGAACAGCTGGGGGCGCTGCTCCATCCCCATCCACACCCTGCAG gcTGGACTGAAGAACCGTCAGCTGGACACGGTGGATTTTTACCTGAAGAGTAAAGACAACATCCTGACCCCTGCAGCCGATCAGCCAGCGGCCTCCACACTCAGCCTGACGGACA gGGTCCAGGAGTTGTGTCCAGCGTTGGACCTGCTGTGTTTGGCTGTCAGAGATTCAAACAGTGAAGCTCAGAGCCGACAGTTCTCTGAACAGTTGCTCCACATCACCATGAGCTTCGTCAGCACTCAGATCCGATCCGTGTTGTCCAACGGGCACC ACGAAGATGCTGATGTCCACAGCTGTGTGGACGTTCTTGACCGGTACGTCACTGAACTGAGGAGCTACATGAAGAGATTCCCCTGGCCTGCAGGGGGCGACACCTCCAGCACCATGTGTGCTGCTCAGGAGGAGGCTCAGGCAGACGAGTGGGAGCACCTGCAGACAGAG GAAGTGGTCCGTCAGTCCATCCTGACCAATCAGATCCCCAGAGCTCAAGCGGTGCTGCGGAGGCGGAGCCATCCAGAGCAGCGTCTGTCAGCTCTGAGGATGGAAGGCCTGCGTCAGGTCTTCTCCTGCCTGCAGCGCCGAGACCTGCAGACCACCAACACACTGCTGACCAACATG ggtttcagcgtgaagcagcagctccacaACATCTGCCTCCACACCAACGACAAGGACCTCAGGGAGTTTGTG GTGGAGGAGCTGTCAGGACGGGGTTATTTTCCAGAGGAGGAGATGCAGAGTGTGGTCTTCATCAGGGAGATGGAGAAGTTTGGATCACTGCCTGCATCCCGCTGCCCTGCAAACACCACATCGCAGAG GGCGGTTCAGGTGGTCTGTGGGGAGTCGGGTGGTGGTGCGCAGGTCGTTGAGGAGCTGGTGGGACAGAGGAGgtccgaggaggaggaggagggcctCTGGAGGAACCTCCGACTGGACTGGGTGAGGAACTGGGACCAGAGCTGCCAGTCGACCATCCTCCTGTCCAGACTCCACCACACAG AGTTGAGCTCCTGTGACGCGGTGGTGTTGTGGCGTTACCTGACCGCTCTGCACGACCAGCGCCGGGTGGTCGACTGGATCGACTGGAGCAGGGAGACCTCCGGCGCCTCCCAGTGGTGGCCTGAGTTCACCCCAGAGCTGGTCAACAACAACACGGTGTGCAGCACATACATGAGGGAGAACATCCTGGACCTGCTGGCCAG GAGAGGTGTGTTCATCCCGGAGGAGCTGGCCGACTTGGAGCAGCTGTTGTGGAGGCTGGCTCAGGGCGGAGGCGTGATGGCCTCCTCTCCGCCCGTCCCTCAGTGCCGCTCCGCCCTCGGCCTCGACCTCCACAGCCTCTTCATCAGCTTCTGCCTGGAGCACAGCCTGCAGTACCTGCTGTACGCCTACCTGGAGCACTACAG GCTGACACCCAGAAACTGTCCCCCCTTGACCAATCAGAGCCTGTCTGAGAGCCAGCCCTGGTTTGAGATGCTGGTGAAGATCCAGGAGATCACCAGAGATCTGTCAG ATCCAGGGCTGGTGTTCCAGGCCAGTCTAACCAGTGCTCAGGTGCTGTTACCGGGCAGCCAGGCGTCCCTCAGCAGCCTGCTGTTGGAGGGACACAGTCTGCTGGCGCTGGCCGCCGTCATGTTCGCCCCCGGAGGAATCGACCAG GTTGTGGTTCAGGGCGAACGGTCGGGCAGATCGGAAAGGACCGTCGACCCTCAGCTCCTGAAGATGGCGCTGGCCCCCCACCCCAAACTGAGGGCCGCGCTGTTCCCTGCTGGACCGCGAGGAAACGGTCCATCCTCCGACGTCTCCGTCTACCACCTCCTGCAG GCGCTCCATCCTCTGGACGCGTCCAGGTTGTTTGGCTGGCAGGCAGCAAACGCCTTCAGCTCTGCAG AAACGTCAGAGCTGCCTCACTTCTCCAGCCCTCACCTGGTCACCAGGTTCGCTCTGGTGGAGAACCTGGACTTCCTGTATTATCTCCGCCATGGACGACCATCCTTTGCCTACGCCACCTTCCTCGTCCAGCAGCTGAGCGGCTGCAGTGACGTCGCCGTGCA gctgcaGCAGGCCTGGCAGCAGGCGTACCGTTTGGCCCTGCAGTGTTTCCACGTGCCGTCTGTGGCGTCAGCGAGCGTTTGTTTCTGTGAGCTGCTGGGACGCTGCAGCCTGAAGCTGAGGGTCGACATCAAAGCCCTGAACACCATCCTGCAGCACTGGaaccaacacaacacacaccctgctgcagcacagcctCTACACACactgg TGTCTAAAGGTGTGAAGCTGGCGGAGGCGGGGCCCGGGGTAGCGgaggagctgattggctgcctgGAAGCTGCGGTGTCAGACATCCTGGAGCAGAAGAACATCTGCAG gtcgTCCTACGAGGCGGCTCAGGAGTGGGCGTTACCCGTCCAGTTCTGTCAGCTCCACTGCCTGAAGCTCAGCTCTGTTTATCCCTCCCACTGCGCTGATGACGGACAGTTcgtccacttcctgttgtttgtccAGCTGCACAACTTTCCTCCCCAGCAG GTGAGGTCCTTGGCCAGTGGGTTTGGTCCCGCCCTGCAAGCCCACCTGAGTCTGGCCTTTCAGGACCTGCAGGTGTACAGTCAGAGTAGGAGCTGTGGCTCTCTGAGCTCTGAGCAGGCCCCTGGAAGCTCGGAGCTCCCCACGGAGCTGTTCCAGGTCCTGCTGCAGAGCCAGGAGGAGGCGGCGCCCTGCAGGTACCTGCTGCAGGAGGCGCTGCTGCAGCGCTGCCCAACACTGGCTGTAATGGCTGCCTGTCAGCAG GGGGCGGAGCTGCTgccctgcctgtgtgtgtgggtgctgaCCTCCGTTGACAATGTCGCAGCTGCCGAAGCCACGTCCCACCTGGTCGAAGCCTGCCAGCACCACGAGTGGACCCTGCATGACCTGTCAATCATCTGGAGGACGCTGCTGGGACGGGGCCACATCAGGCCTCTGCTGCGAGGCTTCGAGCTCTTCCAGAGG GACTGTCCTCTGGTGTTGGTCTTGAGGATGTTTGAGTTGTGTTGTGACTACAGGAACTTCTCTGAGGCCAAAGAGAAGCTGCTGGACTTTCAGAGGACCCTCATCACT CTGAGAAACAGTTGTCCAGCGCCCTCCAGTGGCCTCCCGCTGCAGTGGGTGGAGAGCCAGGCCTCTGTTCTGCTCCTCAGCATGCTGCAGCGCTGCTCCTCCCAATACGACCTCCAccgcctgctgcagctgctggccGACGTGGACAAGTTCCTCAAATCAAACG gtcCGGACTTCAGGAAGCTGAGTCAGCTCAGTCAGCTACTGCAGGGCTCGGAGGTCAGCCTGTCTCCCCGGCTGCTGCGGTGCAGTTCTCCCTCCGTCCAGCAGGAGGAGTTCCAGGCCACAGTGGACGCTCTGCAGAGCAGGGGGCACTACAGCCAGGCCCGGCAGGTCGCTCAGCTGGCCGGTCTGTCCGTCCAGCATCTGCTGCTCAGTCAG CTTCTCCAGGAGGTAAACTCCCAGAAGTCCAAGCTGCAGTGGAGACGGCTGGAAACACGAGTCGCTTTCTGGAGGAAATGTCACGATCAGCTGAAGGCCGACACCACTGACCCAGAATCAGCTTCCCAGTTCTTCCTGTCCCAGGCTGGAACTGGGACCACAGGTTCCTCGGAGGCTGCAGAGACTCAGACAGAGTGGCTGGACGTCCAGGAACGctgcctgctgctctgcctggCCGCTCACTGGCTCTCCCTGCTCAGTCCACCTCCCGTGGACAAGCTGGAAAGCCTGGAGAAAAAGCTGTGGATCTGCCGGGTCCGACAACACGTCCTCACCGTCGCCATGGAGAAGGAGAGTGTCTTCAACCTGCCGCCGCCCGCCATCACACCCGAAATGAACACTTTTCAAGTGCTCATGAAGGAGTTCTCCTTGTCCAACATATCAGGCCTGAACTCAGAGAAGTGTCTCAGTCTAGAGGGACTCCTGGGTCCCtcggaggagcagcaggagccgAACGTCGACCTGAGTCCTGAAGAAAGGAGCATTCTGTCTgtgctgattggtcagttatTAGACGAAGGAAGCATTTATGAAGCCAGCCGGGTCTGCCGATATTTCTCCCTGCATCACCCTGACATGTGTGTGGTGCTGCGCTGCCGAGGTCTGGCCTCTGGAGAACTGAAAGCTGACCCACAAGAGGAAGCATCGGAGGTTCAGCCCAGGACCAGCATCAAAAGCT CTCCCTCCGTCAGCAGCCTCATGTCTCTCGCGATGTTCCCCCTCCCTGATGACGAGGTTGCTGTCCAGCTCCAGAAACTGGTGGATCagtgtcaccatggcaacaactACTGCAAACAAGTCCTCAGCCTGTACCAGCTCTCCAAG GAGCTGCAGTGTTCCTTCAGTCAGATCTGCAGGGAGGAAGCTCGCTCAGTGctggagaagctgctgctgtgggacCAGCCGGAGCGCTTCAGGAAGGCTCAGGCCTTCATCAAAGCTCAGGGTCTCTCAGCAGACTCTGTGGCCGAGCTGGTTTCCTCCACTGTGGTGCAGGCGCTGCTGGCCTCCACCCAGGAGCTGCCGTCTG CAGAGAGGCAGGTGTTCAGGCCGTCGGAGGGCCGGGACTCGCTGGTCCAGCTGATCAAACTGTGTGACGATCCGAACCTGGTGGGGCTCAAACTGCTGGAAAACATCACCGCTGTCCCACTGCGGGATCTGAACTGCa AGTCCACTTCCTCTCCTGTAGTCGTAGAGCTGCTGATCGTGGCTCATGACTGCTTTAGTCTCACCTGTAACATGGAGGGGATTGTCAGAGTGCTCCAAGCTGCTCGACACCTCAGCCACACCTACCTCGCTCCAGGAGAGCACTTCAGCCTGCTG GTGCGCCTGCTGACAGGCATCGGCAGGTATAATGAGATGACATACGTCTTCGACCTGCTGCACCAGAACCATCGCTTTGAGATGCTGCTGAGGAAGAAAATGGACACGGACAGAGGACAG AGCTCCAGTCTGAAGACAGCCCTGCTGGACTATATCAAGCGCTTCCTTCCTGCAGACAGCGAGAAACACAACATGGTGGCGCTGTTTTTCAGCATGAGGAGGGAGATTGGAGAAAACCACGAGATGGCTGCCAGAACACAGCTGAAGATGATTGAGTCTCAGGCGTGGG TCGTCACTCCTGAACTGAAGAGTTTGTTGGTCAAAGTGTTGGATCTGCTGAAGGACGCTGCGGAGAGCTTCTCCAAG gacTCGTGTGTACGCCAGGCGACTCGCTGTGTTCGGACAGCTAAGCTGGTCGCTCTTCAGCTGCACTTCCTGAACCAGGGTTCTAACCTGCGCATCATCAACCTGCGACCTGCGGAGCTGCTTAGCGCCGTTACGTCGCTGCCTCGATGTTATCAG gtgtTTGTGGTGTCGGAGGCGTACAGCTACAGTCCGGACTGGGCAGAGATTTTGTACCAGAAGGTGATCCTGAACGGAGACTTTTCTTACCTGGAGGAGCTCAAACACCATCGTCCACTGACCTCCAGCCTGTTCGAGGACATTTTCGAAAA gcTGGACGGCGCTCCCAGCGGCGTCACTGCCAACGTGAAGCGCCTGCTGACGCACTGTGATGATGTGTACAGCCGCTACAGGCTGGCCTACCAGCACAATCTGTATGATGTCACTAAAACGCTGCTGCAGGACGCCAAGACCTCCAGCTACCTGAACGACAAGCTGGCCAGATGA